A DNA window from Bdellovibrio sp. BCCA contains the following coding sequences:
- a CDS encoding ABC transporter ATP-binding protein, producing MSVESAVSLRDVKKSFDGGKEFILKGINLEIPKGSLTAIIGFSGTGKSVMLKHLLGLFKPTSGTVEVLGTDISKLSEDELTKFRCNFGVLFQSAALFDDMTVLENVCFPLFEHRRDLKEAQVLRIAEEKLLQVGLEAKHFNKLPSQISGGMQKRTGLARALALDPEILIYDEPTTGLDPILTEMVDNLILSTHKLREGTTSIMVSHDLAAAFRIADHIAMLDSGRVLLFGTPEDFFNTDIELVKKFVNKGMKHQ from the coding sequence ATGAGTGTTGAATCCGCAGTCTCACTTCGTGACGTAAAAAAATCTTTCGATGGAGGAAAAGAGTTCATCCTTAAAGGGATCAACTTGGAAATTCCCAAGGGAAGTTTGACGGCGATCATCGGTTTTTCCGGAACCGGAAAAAGCGTGATGCTGAAACACTTGCTCGGTCTTTTCAAGCCGACGTCGGGCACAGTGGAAGTTTTAGGAACTGACATCAGTAAATTGTCTGAAGACGAATTGACGAAATTCCGCTGCAACTTCGGAGTTCTTTTTCAATCGGCCGCTTTGTTTGACGATATGACCGTTCTTGAAAATGTTTGTTTTCCTCTTTTTGAGCACCGTCGTGATTTGAAAGAGGCACAGGTCCTTCGTATAGCGGAAGAAAAACTTCTGCAAGTCGGTTTGGAGGCCAAACATTTTAACAAACTACCAAGCCAGATTTCCGGGGGAATGCAGAAGAGAACCGGTCTAGCTCGAGCTCTCGCCCTAGATCCAGAAATCTTGATCTATGATGAGCCGACCACGGGTTTAGATCCCATTCTGACGGAAATGGTGGATAATTTGATTCTGAGTACGCACAAATTAAGAGAAGGCACGACGTCTATCATGGTGTCCCATGACTTAGCCGCCGCGTTTAGGATTGCCGACCATATTGCGATGTTAGATAGTGGCCGGGTTCTATTATTTGGTACTCCAGAGGATTTCTTTAACACGGACATCGAGCTGGTAAAGAAATTCGTGAATAAAGGGATGAAACATCAATGA
- a CDS encoding MlaE family ABC transporter permease: METASHNIFSFISGVGAFALKMTRGVITETGRVVLFFNESVRLIFAKPSRFPEIIRHMEFVGNQSIGIICLTGIFTGLALSFQLYLGFKLFNAVNMVGPTVALGITRELGPVLTGLIVAARAGGAMAARLGTMRVNEQIDALDVMGVNTKQYLISPRIVAAVICMPLLVAVFDFVAMLGSYFLCVKLVQLDEAVFWQKIADFIEVKHINEGLFKGMVFGIYFAVICTFRGFNTTGGAKGVGDATNQGVVQSMVGIIILDYFVTNLIRFYYNVMGIS; the protein is encoded by the coding sequence GTGGAAACTGCATCACACAATATATTCAGCTTTATTTCGGGAGTCGGCGCCTTTGCCTTGAAAATGACCCGCGGTGTGATCACTGAGACGGGGCGTGTGGTTTTATTTTTTAACGAAAGTGTGCGTTTGATTTTCGCAAAGCCGTCACGCTTTCCTGAAATCATTCGTCATATGGAATTCGTCGGCAATCAATCCATCGGTATTATTTGTCTGACGGGAATTTTCACAGGGTTGGCTTTGTCGTTCCAACTTTATTTGGGCTTTAAACTCTTCAATGCCGTGAACATGGTGGGCCCCACAGTGGCTCTGGGTATCACGCGTGAATTGGGACCGGTTTTGACAGGTCTTATTGTTGCTGCACGCGCAGGTGGTGCGATGGCGGCACGTTTGGGAACCATGCGCGTAAATGAACAAATCGATGCGCTTGACGTCATGGGTGTGAATACAAAACAGTATTTGATCTCTCCACGTATTGTCGCGGCTGTGATTTGCATGCCTTTGCTCGTTGCGGTTTTTGACTTCGTTGCGATGCTGGGAAGTTATTTTCTTTGTGTGAAACTCGTGCAACTTGACGAAGCCGTGTTCTGGCAAAAGATCGCGGATTTTATCGAGGTCAAACACATCAACGAAGGTCTTTTCAAAGGCATGGTCTTTGGAATTTACTTCGCAGTGATTTGCACCTTCCGTGGTTTTAATACGACGGGCGGAGCAAAAGGTGTGGGTGATGCCACAAACCAAGGCGTCGTGCAAAGCATGGTCGGTATCATTATTCTTGATTACTTCGTAACCAACTTGATTCGTTTCTACTACAACGTGATGGGAATTTCGTGA
- a CDS encoding GGDEF domain-containing protein: MNIRDYSSQFTVYVFTTDVDLGASAKVYLSQAGYDAYYFQDPETLEQRLRENPPHLLVFSTAALAGSLSDFVTLVQEINDEIRFIAISSVGQFDILAQYNSHGFVDVISDEKAALESRIVWSVDRACEKIYLTYQNEQLFDDLNATKEKMEEIHSAAVTSMKKVEAEKVVTPSIAMRITEYRTAQSKEDLIQKYLNHLQAGTLCVFFKFLPSVRSFVATHAQGIPASDIQGVGVQLESNDMKDLSAQMAMGLLPARFSDMLIEAFKFNPPKALPLYAHNALEGLFVYSGSLTSGEIATLNEEFTLMSLCYVNFALEKKVDSLEVQDFVTELYNRNYYHKVLGDEVSRARRLKQPISVVKVALDDIYEIESSLGEAVKDELLKSVATIITKTSRTNDVTCRTAANEMAMILPHCPKKGAALRAERLRRIIEGTSFMDNGMKVSISLGISEYPSLCDSAKTLDESATKALLHITDKGGNKICLYKAPETHRPEFEVPAE; the protein is encoded by the coding sequence TTGAATATTCGCGATTATAGTTCTCAGTTTACAGTTTATGTATTCACCACAGACGTGGATCTGGGGGCCTCTGCGAAAGTGTATCTTTCGCAAGCCGGATATGATGCTTATTACTTTCAAGATCCCGAAACTTTAGAACAAAGACTGCGAGAAAACCCTCCGCATCTTCTGGTATTTTCAACGGCGGCGTTGGCCGGATCATTAAGCGACTTTGTAACTCTGGTTCAGGAAATCAATGATGAGATTCGTTTCATCGCGATTTCTTCTGTGGGTCAGTTTGATATTTTAGCTCAGTACAACAGCCACGGTTTTGTCGATGTAATTTCCGATGAAAAAGCGGCTTTAGAGTCGCGCATTGTTTGGTCTGTCGATCGTGCCTGTGAAAAAATTTACCTGACTTATCAAAACGAGCAGCTTTTTGACGATCTCAATGCCACGAAAGAAAAAATGGAAGAGATTCATTCCGCAGCTGTCACGAGCATGAAGAAAGTGGAAGCCGAAAAAGTCGTGACTCCATCCATCGCGATGCGAATCACGGAGTATCGTACCGCTCAAAGCAAAGAAGACCTGATTCAAAAATATTTGAATCACCTTCAAGCAGGTACACTTTGCGTGTTCTTTAAATTCCTTCCTTCCGTGCGCTCCTTTGTGGCGACACATGCGCAAGGAATTCCAGCATCTGATATTCAAGGTGTCGGTGTTCAGCTTGAATCAAACGACATGAAAGATCTCAGCGCGCAAATGGCGATGGGTCTTTTGCCGGCGCGTTTTTCAGATATGCTTATTGAGGCTTTCAAATTCAATCCTCCGAAAGCTTTGCCTTTGTATGCGCATAATGCTTTGGAAGGCCTCTTTGTTTATTCGGGCAGTTTAACCTCGGGTGAAATTGCCACTCTCAATGAAGAATTCACTTTGATGTCTCTTTGTTACGTGAATTTCGCTTTGGAGAAAAAAGTAGACTCGTTGGAAGTTCAAGACTTCGTCACTGAACTCTACAATCGCAATTACTATCACAAAGTCTTGGGTGATGAAGTGTCGCGTGCGCGTCGCTTGAAGCAACCGATCTCGGTTGTGAAAGTGGCCCTGGACGATATTTATGAGATTGAGTCGTCTTTAGGAGAAGCGGTGAAAGATGAGTTGCTAAAATCAGTCGCAACGATCATCACTAAGACTAGCAGAACCAACGATGTGACTTGTCGAACGGCGGCCAATGAAATGGCGATGATCTTGCCTCACTGTCCGAAGAAGGGCGCTGCCTTACGTGCAGAACGCCTGCGCCGAATTATCGAAGGCACGTCGTTTATGGATAATGGAATGAAAGTTTCTATCAGCCTGGGAATCAGTGAGTATCCGTCTCTTTGCGATTCAGCGAAGACGTTGGATGAGTCAGCGACCAAAGCGTTGTTGCACATCACTGACAAAGGCGGAAATAAAATCTGTCTCTACAAGGCGCCTGAAACTCACCGACCTGAGTTTGAAGTTCCTGCAGAGTAG
- the alr gene encoding alanine racemase produces the protein MEMYRRTFAEINLDHLAHNVRVLQEAFPNRFLCPMVKANAYGHGDAQLALFLEKKGIKHLGVCLIEEGLLLRDSGVKAEILIFRGFDSEGAEKIIQYGMTPVVSTWEHIEHLEAVAASPVGIHLKFDTGMNRLGFRPEEAQKLFERLWQNKKIRLKALVTHLFNGEDAVSEKGHSAEQLLKLHHVSEVFKPFDIFSHSLNSAGILSLLALQKKSVPENHPLVLQEWGMRPGLMIYGYNPLADKNICDLKPVMSLKSQVGTYRQIKTGETVSYSGTWKAQRDSVIAVVPIGYADGYHRILSNQGHVLFAGQRVPVVGNICMDYLMLDVTDVVQGKDLKDFKDQEVTLFGFGSDGNFLSPEELAQQAKTITWEMLTSVGERVPRIYTGEKA, from the coding sequence ATGGAAATGTACCGTCGCACTTTTGCGGAAATTAATTTAGATCATTTAGCGCACAATGTTCGTGTGCTGCAGGAAGCATTTCCGAATAGATTCCTTTGTCCCATGGTCAAGGCCAATGCCTACGGACATGGTGACGCGCAATTGGCACTTTTTCTGGAAAAAAAAGGAATCAAACACCTGGGCGTGTGTTTGATCGAAGAAGGTCTTTTGCTTCGTGATTCTGGAGTGAAGGCTGAGATTTTGATCTTTCGCGGCTTTGATAGCGAGGGTGCAGAAAAAATTATTCAATACGGTATGACTCCGGTGGTGAGCACTTGGGAACATATCGAGCACCTTGAAGCTGTGGCGGCTTCACCTGTTGGCATTCACTTAAAATTTGATACGGGCATGAATCGTTTGGGATTCCGTCCGGAAGAAGCACAAAAACTTTTTGAGCGTTTGTGGCAGAATAAAAAAATCCGTTTGAAAGCTCTTGTGACTCATTTGTTTAACGGCGAAGACGCCGTTTCTGAAAAAGGGCACAGTGCTGAACAACTTCTTAAGCTTCATCACGTAAGCGAAGTTTTTAAACCGTTCGATATCTTCAGTCATTCCCTCAATAGCGCCGGAATTCTGAGTTTACTTGCTTTGCAAAAAAAGAGCGTTCCCGAGAACCATCCTTTGGTATTGCAAGAGTGGGGAATGCGACCGGGCCTGATGATTTACGGCTATAATCCATTAGCAGACAAAAACATCTGTGATTTAAAACCTGTGATGAGTTTGAAATCGCAAGTGGGAACTTACCGTCAAATCAAAACCGGAGAAACTGTTTCCTACAGCGGCACATGGAAAGCGCAAAGAGACTCTGTGATTGCTGTTGTGCCTATCGGTTATGCAGACGGTTACCACCGCATTCTTTCCAATCAAGGACACGTGCTCTTTGCAGGGCAACGCGTACCAGTGGTTGGAAATATTTGTATGGACTATCTGATGTTGGATGTGACAGATGTGGTGCAGGGAAAAGATCTCAAAGATTTTAAAGACCAGGAAGTCACACTATTTGGTTTTGGGTCCGATGGAAATTTTCTTTCACCTGAAGAGCTCGCTCAACAGGCAAAGACCATCACTTGGGAAATGCTCACAAGTGTCGGTGAAAGAGTGCCGCGTATTTATACCGGGGAGAAGGCGTAG
- a CDS encoding sensor histidine kinase gives MKVKLIAVLVAVAAVFIGAVLWRTDSFVYGDRMSWVEAQTRTQLGAMNRSLATELKSLQRVVSTFSADNFQKGKLNWNSLAPYYAAASFSVSGSNLEPQVLLTKENSKAANWTKEFVKSAVGSIAGRTSDLRFYVKPFQDSQHGRYVALVFLEGNKAYALIGSGEVFQSLIDAQRGALSSFSIVTSTGLTVGHSVPEYLGTVMRDDPVFKDAQQSGSSHGSNTYKLKSGDLYGMYEMVPQSNLLVLSSAPLNETMKGRTGLWWQFLLMGCGLALVGIAGSLLIIVPTEKQIDKLETELAEAKAKPAAPAIPEKVVALDPEVAQKEKVEASMRVASALAHEMRGPLASILGYSQMILAKEPGEDVTQSTDSIIRETRAARGILDKLLGYAGEEVKEKNSMKVEGPLVKALKSLEPLFAQKGVKLTKNIQDTSAIDLHVDAIIRAMTNILQNSVEAMERMAKKEVKVDLFEDAEGIHMVIEDSGEGIEAANVEKIFDPFFTTRSFHNHMGLGLSVAFGILKEHDAEVRVESQRGQGTKMIVLFRKLQTQAVLKAPEVKEEVVMISPELPQLKEESVHREEAEFQFAEVRAQTPPPSPLDVNIDNLLELPEATPVHDAVETSEPETEMPTVVAAAPVVEAPAEPVKPNIPPPPKKSEPVSLFNDDELTFIDGFLGEAPKAKAAPAPVVQVVETPVVEEVTAAPVVAAAEGLGTPTSAELAAMDDELTPVNFIAPPKGPAKQKTSKLDGYHVEIRRPGKRI, from the coding sequence ATGAAAGTAAAACTCATCGCCGTTTTAGTTGCCGTTGCAGCCGTATTTATTGGCGCAGTTTTATGGCGCACAGACAGCTTTGTGTATGGCGACCGGATGAGTTGGGTGGAAGCGCAAACGCGCACTCAGCTTGGTGCCATGAACCGCTCTTTAGCAACAGAACTTAAATCTTTGCAAAGAGTTGTTTCTACTTTCAGTGCGGATAATTTCCAAAAAGGAAAATTGAATTGGAATTCATTGGCGCCTTACTATGCGGCGGCGTCTTTTTCCGTGAGTGGTTCAAATCTTGAGCCGCAAGTTTTATTAACAAAAGAAAATTCTAAAGCGGCAAATTGGACAAAAGAGTTTGTAAAATCCGCAGTGGGTTCCATCGCGGGGCGCACTTCTGATTTGCGTTTTTACGTAAAACCTTTTCAAGATTCTCAACACGGTCGCTATGTGGCTTTGGTTTTCTTAGAGGGAAACAAAGCTTACGCCCTTATTGGCTCTGGCGAAGTTTTTCAATCTTTGATTGATGCACAAAGAGGTGCTTTGAGTTCTTTTTCGATTGTTACATCCACAGGTCTGACGGTCGGTCACTCGGTGCCTGAATACTTGGGAACGGTGATGCGTGACGATCCTGTTTTCAAAGATGCTCAACAAAGTGGTTCTTCGCATGGAAGCAACACTTACAAATTGAAAAGCGGTGATCTTTACGGAATGTATGAAATGGTTCCGCAAAGTAATTTGTTAGTTCTAAGTTCAGCGCCTTTAAATGAAACTATGAAAGGCCGCACAGGTCTTTGGTGGCAGTTCTTGCTCATGGGATGCGGTTTGGCTCTTGTTGGAATCGCGGGCTCTTTGCTCATCATCGTTCCTACGGAAAAGCAAATCGACAAGCTTGAAACGGAACTTGCGGAAGCCAAAGCAAAGCCAGCAGCTCCGGCAATTCCAGAAAAAGTCGTCGCTCTTGATCCTGAAGTGGCGCAAAAAGAAAAAGTGGAAGCGTCCATGCGTGTGGCTTCAGCGTTGGCCCATGAAATGCGCGGACCTTTGGCTTCCATTCTTGGTTATTCGCAAATGATTCTTGCCAAAGAACCAGGTGAAGATGTCACGCAAAGCACGGATTCGATCATCCGTGAAACAAGAGCGGCCCGTGGAATTCTTGACAAACTTTTGGGATACGCGGGCGAAGAAGTGAAAGAAAAGAATTCCATGAAAGTGGAAGGCCCGTTGGTGAAAGCGCTGAAAAGTCTGGAGCCACTCTTCGCTCAAAAAGGCGTGAAGCTTACGAAAAACATTCAAGACACTTCAGCAATTGATCTTCACGTCGATGCGATCATTCGTGCCATGACAAACATTCTGCAAAACTCTGTGGAAGCCATGGAACGAATGGCGAAAAAAGAAGTGAAAGTGGACTTGTTTGAAGATGCTGAAGGCATTCACATGGTGATTGAAGATTCCGGTGAAGGCATTGAGGCTGCGAACGTAGAAAAAATCTTTGATCCTTTCTTTACGACTCGTTCTTTCCATAATCACATGGGCTTAGGTCTTTCAGTGGCGTTTGGAATTTTAAAAGAACACGACGCCGAAGTTCGTGTGGAGTCGCAGCGTGGTCAGGGAACGAAGATGATCGTGCTCTTTAGAAAACTTCAAACTCAAGCTGTATTAAAAGCGCCGGAAGTAAAGGAAGAAGTAGTGATGATTTCTCCAGAGTTGCCTCAGTTGAAAGAAGAATCTGTTCATCGCGAAGAGGCGGAATTCCAGTTTGCCGAAGTGCGCGCACAAACACCGCCTCCATCGCCATTGGATGTGAACATCGACAATCTTTTAGAGCTTCCAGAAGCAACACCTGTTCATGACGCTGTTGAAACATCAGAACCGGAAACAGAAATGCCAACGGTTGTTGCGGCAGCTCCTGTCGTAGAAGCGCCTGCGGAGCCAGTGAAGCCAAATATTCCTCCACCGCCGAAAAAATCAGAGCCTGTGAGTTTGTTTAACGATGATGAATTAACGTTCATTGATGGATTCTTAGGAGAGGCACCAAAAGCCAAAGCGGCTCCGGCTCCTGTCGTTCAAGTTGTAGAAACGCCTGTTGTTGAAGAAGTGACGGCGGCACCAGTGGTTGCTGCGGCTGAAGGCTTGGGAACTCCAACGAGTGCGGAACTTGCCGCGATGGATGATGAACTAACTCCGGTGAATTTCATTGCTCCACCTAAAGGACCCGCGAAACAAAAAACTTCGAAGTTAGATGGTTATCACGTTGAGATTCGTCGACCTGGAAAGAGGATTTAA
- a CDS encoding tetratricopeptide repeat protein, which produces MTADVGSTEKNWLVKSSTRILGPFTLAEVTEHLRTKQISIIDEVRLPEGRWSYIRENKLFMDIVKNIREEQDSHSEQTMTQSIAQHTAITRTDVIHMTDDLTPTPVPPNLDLTPPPVQRDTMKDVTPMVEPLSTRSVAAPAAAKSYGATGDTRLQGKLRQKSNVLRWSMIVAAIAVAGVVIFGLSQKDKKKSMGYDELMNQAIRYKTLGLYEKSLQAYLKATKLKEPDAESQVQMASVLISEDRQSLMGRRILERALVQEGRSRAEIVDAYLGIAVSYMMDGDLKQAEDTLQKAIGHEPFNVSALLNLAIIQQKKGNYGEAMRDFDAIYRKNPQSVLALFGRALSTVEYAKANSDSNALQSLIRDIKANVQKTGYLRQELLLFVVYAQSILGDVDGVNQSVVQFLNQMPGQARNYTHPLHVEWRFTQWDYLEKYCAEVYQKQNPHPELKALRAVCLMEVNRDSDAAKLLQEALAEAPKDPYVLATQASYLAKIGRLPEATTILKMPELQTLSVKNLLLGDICINTQDITCAQNAYTQVYNQDPKNAVALYGLAWVVMRNNDRTKAYDYVRAGLQSEPNFLPLLELRDQLEYE; this is translated from the coding sequence ATGACAGCGGATGTAGGCAGCACCGAGAAAAATTGGTTGGTTAAATCCTCAACAAGGATTCTCGGTCCGTTTACGTTAGCTGAAGTCACGGAACATCTTCGCACAAAACAAATCTCCATCATTGATGAAGTTCGTCTGCCGGAAGGGCGTTGGAGTTATATCCGCGAAAACAAACTTTTCATGGATATCGTAAAAAACATCCGTGAAGAGCAAGATTCTCACTCTGAACAAACCATGACTCAGTCGATTGCCCAACACACGGCGATCACTCGCACTGACGTCATTCATATGACGGATGATTTAACGCCGACACCAGTGCCTCCGAATTTGGATCTGACTCCGCCACCAGTGCAACGTGATACGATGAAAGACGTGACACCAATGGTGGAGCCTCTAAGCACTCGTTCGGTCGCGGCACCAGCGGCTGCAAAAAGTTACGGGGCAACAGGAGATACGCGTCTTCAAGGAAAGCTTCGTCAGAAATCTAACGTTCTTCGTTGGAGCATGATTGTGGCGGCCATTGCGGTAGCCGGTGTTGTGATCTTTGGACTTTCGCAAAAAGATAAAAAGAAAAGCATGGGTTATGACGAACTCATGAATCAGGCGATTCGCTATAAAACTTTGGGGCTTTACGAAAAGTCTTTGCAGGCTTATCTCAAGGCCACAAAACTTAAAGAACCCGACGCGGAATCTCAGGTGCAAATGGCGTCTGTACTTATTTCTGAAGACCGTCAAAGTTTGATGGGACGAAGAATTTTGGAGCGGGCCCTTGTCCAGGAAGGTCGCAGTCGTGCGGAGATCGTAGATGCTTATCTGGGCATCGCCGTTTCTTACATGATGGACGGGGATCTAAAACAAGCCGAAGATACTTTGCAAAAAGCTATTGGTCATGAGCCCTTCAACGTTTCAGCGTTGTTGAATCTTGCGATCATTCAGCAGAAAAAAGGAAATTATGGCGAGGCCATGCGTGATTTCGATGCGATTTATCGCAAGAATCCGCAATCTGTTTTGGCTCTTTTTGGTCGCGCTCTTTCAACTGTTGAGTATGCAAAAGCGAATTCAGACTCCAATGCTCTTCAATCTCTGATTCGCGATATTAAAGCCAACGTTCAAAAAACAGGTTATTTGCGCCAAGAACTCTTGTTGTTTGTGGTTTATGCGCAAAGTATTTTGGGCGATGTCGATGGCGTAAATCAATCGGTCGTTCAATTTCTTAATCAAATGCCGGGACAAGCGCGCAACTACACGCATCCTTTGCATGTGGAGTGGCGTTTCACTCAGTGGGATTATCTAGAGAAATATTGCGCGGAAGTTTATCAAAAACAAAATCCGCATCCGGAACTAAAAGCTTTGCGTGCCGTGTGTTTAATGGAAGTCAATCGTGACTCTGATGCCGCCAAACTTTTGCAAGAGGCTTTGGCTGAAGCACCGAAAGATCCTTATGTGCTCGCAACTCAAGCCAGTTACCTGGCGAAAATCGGCCGTCTTCCCGAGGCGACAACGATATTAAAAATGCCGGAGTTGCAAACGCTGTCGGTAAAGAATCTTTTGTTAGGCGATATCTGTATTAATACTCAAGATATCACTTGTGCACAAAATGCTTACACGCAAGTTTACAATCAAGATCCAAAGAATGCCGTTGCTCTTTATGGTTTGGCTTGGGTGGTAATGCGTAACAACGATCGCACGAAAGCGTACGACTATGTCCGCGCAGGTCTGCAATCGGAACCTAACTTCTTACCGTTATTAGAGTTGAGGGATCAACTGGAGTACGAGTGA
- a CDS encoding MlaD family protein: protein MNWLRAAEFKVGVLVIVVGSLIAIMSMRVSDDPSYLGRSKKAWFLLPNAGGLVKNSAVRSAGIPVGVIKNITLQDGKARIDITVKSDVALTTSASVEVKAQGILGDKHVEVYPGSPTDPPLEDNAQILTVKDGGSLDNLMTQVSEVTTSLKEVAKNLQEATSEDGTRKHILGRIVKNIETLTGDLAQMTTENKDKIGDIVDDVHSITTSLKEVMNDKSETGLKETWKRLSNSVKNLDEITSKINKGEGAIGKLVSDEQTAENVSSAIDGLSGMLDTATRIQTAFDFRAEYLGDVGKTKSYIGVQIQPGLDRYYYIAVVDDPAGVVETTRTQVTGTGGGAPSDYTEVKTYQNKIKFTVLFAKNFWDLTLKGGLIENSGGFGIDYFFFRRKLKFTMEAFDFSKTNVRSSLSYTLYRGIYITGGINDAFDKANARSGYLGAGLFLTNDDLKLLLTKAPF, encoded by the coding sequence ATGAATTGGCTTCGCGCTGCAGAGTTTAAAGTAGGTGTCTTAGTGATCGTGGTAGGATCTTTGATCGCTATCATGTCCATGCGAGTGAGCGATGATCCATCCTATCTTGGTCGTTCAAAAAAAGCCTGGTTCCTTCTTCCCAATGCCGGTGGTCTTGTTAAAAACTCCGCAGTTCGTTCTGCAGGTATCCCGGTCGGTGTGATTAAAAACATCACTCTTCAAGATGGCAAAGCCCGTATTGATATCACTGTTAAATCCGATGTTGCTTTGACGACATCAGCATCTGTTGAAGTCAAAGCGCAAGGGATCTTGGGCGACAAGCACGTCGAAGTTTATCCGGGCTCACCAACAGATCCTCCTTTAGAAGACAACGCGCAGATCTTAACCGTGAAAGACGGCGGGTCTTTGGATAACTTGATGACTCAAGTTTCTGAAGTGACAACATCACTGAAAGAAGTCGCAAAAAATCTTCAAGAGGCGACTTCCGAAGACGGAACCCGTAAACATATCTTAGGTCGTATCGTTAAGAATATCGAAACACTCACGGGCGATCTGGCTCAGATGACAACCGAGAACAAAGATAAAATCGGTGACATCGTTGACGACGTTCACAGCATCACGACATCTCTTAAAGAAGTTATGAATGACAAGAGCGAAACAGGTTTGAAAGAAACTTGGAAGCGCTTGTCGAACTCAGTTAAAAACCTGGACGAGATCACCTCTAAAATCAACAAAGGTGAAGGCGCTATCGGTAAGCTTGTCAGCGATGAGCAAACAGCCGAAAACGTATCTTCAGCCATTGACGGTCTTAGCGGAATGCTTGATACCGCGACAAGAATCCAAACCGCATTTGATTTCAGAGCGGAATACTTAGGTGATGTTGGTAAAACGAAATCTTATATCGGGGTGCAAATCCAACCGGGTCTAGATCGTTATTACTATATCGCTGTGGTGGATGACCCAGCCGGTGTGGTTGAAACGACTCGCACACAGGTGACAGGAACGGGCGGCGGTGCTCCTTCTGATTACACGGAAGTTAAAACTTATCAGAACAAAATCAAATTCACGGTGCTCTTTGCGAAGAACTTTTGGGATCTTACGCTTAAAGGTGGTTTGATCGAGAACTCCGGTGGATTTGGTATTGATTACTTCTTCTTCCGTCGCAAATTGAAATTCACGATGGAAGCTTTCGACTTTAGTAAAACAAATGTCCGAAGCTCTCTTTCTTATACTTTGTATCGCGGTATTTACATTACCGGCGGTATCAATGATGCCTTCGATAAAGCGAATGCAAGATCCGGTTATTTGGGCGCGGGACTTTTCCTTACGAACGACGATCTTAAACTTCTCTTAACGAAGGCACCATTCTAA
- a CDS encoding 3'-5' exoribonuclease YhaM family protein, with amino-acid sequence MERQSIHSLKDKDTVDSCYLVKEKTVGVGKNGRPFMGLQLGDSSGSIDARLWDRVDELAREFEVGDVLKIKGQVQIFQNRKQLIVHRLERVDSATVNFEDFIPKASKNTEDMMVELLQMVRTMKNDHLRQLVLDTLEDPEIRPMMLKAPAAKSIHHAWLGGLLEHILSISKIMDFMGTHYPFLNRDLLLFGGIFHDIGKLWELSYDNGISYTDRGRLIGHMQIACELIDKKASRILGFNEELRDICKHIILSHHGKLEYGSPKRPKFLEAMVVAMVDDFDSKVSTLKTIVDAERGSGEKWSRYNELFDRYFLLEDLNEKLND; translated from the coding sequence ATGGAAAGACAAAGTATTCACAGTCTTAAAGACAAAGACACTGTTGATTCTTGTTACCTCGTGAAAGAAAAAACAGTGGGGGTTGGCAAAAATGGCCGTCCCTTCATGGGCCTGCAGCTTGGAGATTCTTCAGGAAGCATTGATGCGCGTCTGTGGGATCGCGTGGATGAACTTGCCCGAGAATTTGAAGTTGGCGACGTTTTAAAAATCAAAGGCCAAGTGCAAATTTTCCAGAACCGCAAACAATTGATCGTGCATCGTCTGGAGCGTGTGGATTCTGCGACAGTGAATTTTGAAGATTTTATTCCTAAAGCTTCTAAGAATACCGAAGACATGATGGTCGAATTGCTACAAATGGTGCGCACAATGAAAAACGATCATTTGCGCCAGCTTGTTCTCGACACTTTGGAAGATCCTGAAATTCGTCCGATGATGCTCAAAGCTCCGGCGGCAAAATCCATTCACCATGCGTGGCTTGGTGGATTATTAGAGCATATCTTGTCGATTTCCAAAATCATGGATTTCATGGGTACACATTATCCGTTTTTGAATCGCGATCTGTTGCTCTTTGGCGGAATTTTTCACGATATCGGAAAACTGTGGGAGCTTTCCTACGACAATGGCATCTCTTACACCGATCGTGGCCGTTTGATCGGACATATGCAGATCGCGTGTGAATTGATAGATAAAAAGGCGTCTCGCATTTTGGGATTTAACGAAGAACTGCGTGACATTTGTAAGCATATTATCCTAAGTCATCATGGAAAGTTGGAATATGGTTCTCCGAAGAGACCTAAATTCCTGGAAGCCATGGTTGTTGCCATGGTGGATGATTTCGACAGCAAAGTGAGCACCCTAAAAACAATTGTCGATGCCGAGCGTGGTTCGGGTGAAAAGTGGTCTCGCTACAATGAACTTTTTGATAGGTACTTCCTGCTTGAAGACCTAAATGAGAAACTCAATGATTGA